The Streptomyces durmitorensis genome contains the following window.
GTTCGTGCCCGGCGGGCGCATGTACCGCACCGGGGACCTGGTGCGCTGGTCCGACACCGGGGAGCTGCTCTTCGTCGGCCGCGCCGACGCGCAGGTCAAGGTGCGCGGCTTCCGGGTGGAGCTCGGCGAGGTGGAGTCGGCGCTCGCCGCGCATCCGGCGGTGGCGCAGGCGGTCGTGGTCGCCCGCGAGGACGGTCCGGGCGAACGCCGCCTGGTCGGCTACGTCGTCCCCGAGACCCCGGAGGGCTTCGACCCCGCGCTGGTCCGCGCGTACGCGGCCAGGACGCTGCCCGACTACATGGTCCCGGCCGTCGTACTTCCCCTGAACGAACTGCCCGTCACCCGCAACGGCAAGGTCGACCACAAGGCCCTGCCCGCACCGGACTTCGCGGCGAGGGCGACTGAGCGGGCGCCGCGCACGGAGACCGAGTCGGCCCTGTGCGGCCTGTTCGCCCAGGTGCTCGGCCTGGAGCGGGTCGGCGTCGAGGACAGCTTCTTCGAGCTCGGCGGCGACTCGATCATGTCGATGCAACTGGTCGCGCGAGCGCGCCGTGCCGGACTGGTGCTGACGCCCCGGCAGGTCTTCGACGAGAAGACCCCGGAGCGGCTCGCCCGCGTCGCGGAGGCGGCCGACGGCACACGTGGTGCGGGCACGGACCGGGACGCGGGTGTGGGCGATGTGCCCTGGACCCCCGTGATGCGGGAGCTGGGCGAAGGCGCTCTGCGCGGCACGTTCGCGCAGTGGATGATCGTCGGCGCACCGGCGGGGCTGGGCCGGGATGCGCTGGTGGGCGGTGTGGGCGCGGTTCTCGACGCGCACGACATGCTGCGGGCGCGTGTGGTGGCCGGCACCGAAGGGCCCAAGTTGTCGGTCGGGCCGCGGGGTTCGGTGGCTGCCGATGGCCTGGTCGTCCGTGTCGGTGCCGAGGACGCGTCGGCCGACTCGCTGGATGGCATGGCGGCGACGGCGGCACGGGAGGGGGCGGACCGGCTTGACCCCGCAGCGGGCGTGATGGTCCAGGCTGTGTGGGTGGACGCCGGGCCGGGGCGGGTGGGGCGACTGGCCCTCGTGGTGCATCACCTGGTCGTGGACGGAGTCTCGTGGCGGGTCCTGCTGCCGGACCTGCGGGATGCCTGCGAGGCGATCGCGGCCGGTCGGGAGCCGCGGCTCGACCCGGTGGCGACACCGTTCAAGAAGTGGGCCGAGGCCCTGGTCGAGGAGGCGAGCGGCGAGCGCCGTACGGCCGAACTCACGCGGTGGAGCGAGCTGCTCGGACAGAAGGAACCGCTGTTCGGGCAAAGGGAGTTGGCGCCAGAACTGGACACCGCCGCGACCATGCGCCGCCGGTCATGGACGGTGACGGCGGAGGACGCCGCCACCTTGGTGGGCAGTACGCCGACGGCCTTTCACTGCGGTGTGCACGAGGTGCTCCTCGCGTCCCTGGCCGGAGCGGTCGCCCACTGGCGGCGGGAGGGCACCCCAGGGGTGCTGGTGGACGTGGAGGGCCACGGCCGTCAGCAAATCTCGGGCGCGGACCTGTCCCGCACGGTCGGCTGGTTCACCAGCGTCCACCCCGTCAGGCTGGATGTCGGCGCCGTAGACGTGAACGAGGTGGTGGCCGGTGGACCGGCGGCCGGAGCACTGCTGAAGACGGTCAAGGAGCAGGCGCGGGCGATACCGGGCGACGGCCTTGGCTTCGGTCTTCTACGTCATCTCAATCCCGCCACCGCACCGACCCTGGCGGCCCTGCCGCGCCCGCAGATCGGCTTCAACTACCTGGGCCGGTTCGCGGCGGACGCGGCCCAGGGCGTGGCGACCCCCTGGCAGCTGTCAGGGAGCGAGGCGATCGGCGGCTCGATCGACCCGGACACACCGGCTCTGCACACCCTCGAAGCGAGCGCCGCCGTGCAGGACACCCCACAAGGGCCTGAGCTGACCCTCACCTTGAGCTGGCCCTCCGGGCTTCTCGACGACGCCGAGGCGGCAGGGATCGGCCGTGCCTGGGAGCAGGTGCTCGGCGGTCTGGCCGCTCACAGCACCGACCCCGCCGCAGGCGGACACACACCGTCCGACTTCCCTCTCCTCGACCTCACCCAGCAGACCGTCACGGAACTGGAGTCATCCGGGCCGGAGTTGGCGGACGTATGGCCGCTTTCGCCGTTGCAGGAAGGGATGCTGTTCCACGCCACGTTCGACGAGGAAGGGCCGGACGTCTACCAGAGCCAGCGCCTGATGGCGCTGGACGGGCCGCTCGACGTGGACAGGCTGCGTGCCGCATGGGAGGCGCTCATCGCCCGGCACGCGGCGCTGCGGGCGAGCTTCCACCGGCCCGAGTCGGGCGAGGCGGTACAGGTCGTCGCACGGCAGGTGGAACTCCCTTGGCGCGAGGCCGACTTGGCGGACCTGGCTGAAGCCGACGCGCAGGCCGAGGCCGAGCGACTGGCCGAGCACGAGATGGCGGAGCGCTTCGACCTGACGCGGGCGCCCCTGCTGCGCCTGCTGCTCGTCCGCTTCGGCGAGAACCGCCACTGCCTCGCCGTCACCAGCCACCACATCCTGGTGGACGGCTGGTCCATGCCGGTCATCCTCAACGAGGTGTCCGCGCTGTACGCGGCGAGCGGTGAGGGGGTGCGTGGTGACGCGGCGAGTGGTGAGGGGGTGCACGGCCACGCGGCGCACCTGAAGCCGACCGCCTCCTATCGCGACTACCTGGCCTGGCTGGAGCGGCAGGACAAGGAGGCCGCACGGGCCGCCTGGCAGACGGAACTGACCGGCGCCGACGAACCGACGCTGGTGGCTCCGGCGGATCCGGGCCGGCCGCCGGTGATGCCGGAAGTCAGCTCGGCGGAACTCTCCCGGGAGACGACCCGGGCGCTGACCGAACTGGCCCGCACCCACGGCCTGACGGTGAACACGGTGGTGCAGGGCGCCTGGGCGCTGGTCCTCGCGCGGCTCGCCGGGCGCACGGATGTCGTGTTCGGCGGCACCGTGGCCGGGCGGCCCCCTGAGCTGCCCGACGCGGAGTCGATGATCGGCCTCTTCATCAACACGCTGCCCGTGCGCGTGCGGCTGGATCCAGGACAGCCGGTCCTGAAGATGCTCGCCGAACTCCAGGAACACCAGTCGGCTCTCATCGCCCACCAGCACCTGGGCCTGTCGGAGATCCAGCAACTCGCCGGTCCTGGCGCGGCCTTCGACACCATGCTGATGTTCGAGAACTACCCCCGTGACTCGTCCACCCTGCCCGGACCGGCGGACGGCGAGGTCACGATCACGCAGCTGAACACCCTGGCGGGGACGCACTATCCGCTGGCCGTGGGAGTCATCCCCGCCGACCAGCTGCGGGTCCTTGTGACGTACCGGCCCGATCTCATCGAGCGGAAGAGTTCCCTCAGGACGGCACGTCAGGTCGTACGAGTCCTTGAGCGACTGGTGGCGGACCCCTCGGTGTCGGTGGCCTGGGTGGACGCGCTCGACCCCGTGGACCGCGCAGCGGTCGTGGAGGAGTGGAACGCCACAGACGCGCGGGCCCCTGGCGGGACCGTGCCTGAACTGATCGCTGGATGGGCGGAGTCAGTGCCGGACGCGGTGGCAGTCGAGGGTGAACGGGCGCTGTCGTACGGGGAGTTGTGGGCGGAGTCGGGCCGCTGGGCCCAGTACCTGGCGGCGGTGGGCGTGGGGCGAGGTGCTCGTGTCGCGGTGGTGATGGAGCGGTCGACGGACCTGGTGGCGTTGCTCCTGGGGATCTGGCGGGCGGGTGCCGCCTATGTGCCGGTGGATGTGGGCTGGCCGCAGGAGCGGGTCGCGTTCGTCGTGGCGGACGCGGCTCCGGCGGCGGTGGTGTGCACATCGGAGAGCCGAAGTGCGGTGCCGGACGGAGCTGCCGCTCACGTCGTGGTCCTTGACGACCCGCGGACGCGGGCGGCGCTGGAGGCATGCGGGACCGACCGGCCGGTCGTTGCGGTGGCGGTGCATGATGTGGCGTACGTGATGTACACGTCGGGTTCGACGGGTGTGCCCAAGGGTGTGGCGGTGCCGCACGGAAGTGTCGCGGCGCTGGTGGGGGAGCGGGACTGGGGCGTCGGCCCGGCGGACGCGGTCCTGATGCACGCCCCGCACGCCTTCGACGTGTCGCTGTACGAGATGTGGGTGCCGCTGGCCGCCGGTGGCCGCGTGGTCATCGCCGAAAGCGGCCTGGTGGACGCCCAGGGAATGCGTGAGCACGTGCAGCGCGGCGTGACGTCCGTCCATGCCACGGCCGGTCAGTTCCGGGCCCTGACGGAGGAGACACCCGAGTGCTTCTCCGGGTTGCGTGAGGTGCTGACCGGCGGGGACGTCGTCCCGGCGGGGTCGGTCGCCCGGCTGCGGGAGGCCTGCCCGGACGTCACCGTGCGCCACATGTACGGGCCGACCGAGGTGACCCTGTGTGCGACCTGGCACGTACTGAACCCGGGTGAGGGGATGGGTTCCGTGCTGCCGATCGGGCGTCCGTTGCCGCACCGGCAGGCTTTCGTCCTGGACGCGTTCCTCAAGCCCTTGCCACCGGGCGTGACCGGCGAACTGTACGTCGCGGGCGCGGGGTTGGCGCAGGGCTACTGGAACAGCCCCGGCGCGACGGCGGACCGATTCGTGGCCTGCCCATACGCACCCGGCGAGCGGATGTACCGTACCGGCGACCTGGTGCGCTGGACCGAGGACGGGGAGCTGCTCTTCGTCGGCCGTGCGGACGCCCAGGTCAAGATCCGTGGCTTCCGCGTCGAGCTGGGCGAGGTGGAGGCCGCCCTGGCCGCCCACCCCTCCGTGGCTCAAGCGGTCGTCGTCGCCCGCGAGGACCGGGAGGCGGAACGCCGTCTCGTCGGCTATGTGGTCCCGGACGGTACGCCGCCCGACCCAGAGCTGATCCGCGCCTACGTGGCCAGGACCCTGCCCGACTACATGGTCCCCACCGCCGTACTCACCCTGGACACCCTCCCGGTGACCCGCAATGGCAAGGTCGACCGCGACGCGCTGCCCGCCCCCGACTTCGCGGGGAGGGCCACCGAGCGGGCGCCGCGCACGGCGGCCGAGGCGGTCCTGTGCGCGCTGATCGCCGAGTTGCTGGGCCTGGAACGTGTCGGGCCCGACGACAGCTTCTTCGAGCTGGGCGGCGACTCGATCATGTCGATGCAGTTGGTCGCCCGTGCCCGCCGCGCGAACCTGCTCCTCAAGGCGCAGGACGTCTTCGAGCACGAGACACCCGCGGGCCTCGCGGCCGTGGCCCGGCACGTGGGCGCGGAGACGGGCACGGCGGAATCGGGCATCGGTGAAGTGCCCCCGACGCCCGTGATGCGGGCGCTCGGCGAGCGAGGCCTGCGCGGCAGGTTTGCCCAGTGGACGATCGTCGGCGCCCCGGCAGATCTCGGCCGGGACGTGCTGGTGGGCGGTGTGGCCGCCGTTCTCGACGCGCACGACATGCTGCGGGCTCGCGCCACGACCGGAGAGGGCGCAGGGGACGGGCTCAAGCTGTCCGTGGGGCAGCGCGGTTCGGTCGATGCGGCGGCCTTGGTCACGCGCGTCGACGCGACGCATGCGCCGGCCGACTCGCTTGACGCCCTGGCGGACGAGGCGGCCCGGGAGGCCACCGAGCGTCTGAATCCCTCGGCGGGTGTGGTGCTCCAGGCCGTGTGGGTGGATGCCGGGCCGGAGCGGACCGGCCGAGTGGCTCTCGTCGTCCATCACTTGGTGGTCGACGGGCTGTCGTGGCGCATCCTCGTCCCGGATCTGCGGGCCGCCTGCGAGGCGTTGGCCGCCGGGCGAGAGCCGGAGCTGGACCCCGTGGGCACGTCGTTCAAGCAGTGGACGGACACCTTGGTGCAGCAGGCCACCAGCGGCAGCAGGACCGCCGAGCTCCCGGCCTGGACCGAGCTCCTCGGCTCACCCGAACCCCCGCTCGGCCGAAGGGAATTGGACCCGGTGCTGGATACCGCGGCCACCATGTGCCGCCGCTCCTGGACCGTGCCGACGCACCTGGCGGCCACGCTGGCGGGCCGGACGCCGACGCTCTTCCACTGCGGCGTGCACGAGGTGCTCCTGTCTACGCTCGCGGGTGCGGTCGCGCACCGGCGACGGGGCGAGGGCGGGCAGCACGTACTGCTGGACATGGAAGGACACGGCAGGGAGCCGCTCGCGGACGCCGAACTCTCGCGCACGGTCGGGTGGTTCACCACCACGCACCCGGTTCGTCTGGACGTCGCCGGGATCGACCTGGGCGACGCACGAACCGGCGGTCCTGCGGCCGGGGTGCTGCTGAAGACGGTCAAGGAGCAGGCGCGGGCGGTACCGGGCGACGGGCTCGGCTTCGGTCTCCTGAGTCAGCTCAATCCCGACACCGCACCGGCCATGGCGGCTTTGCCGACCCCGCAGATCGGCTTCAACTACCTGGGCCGTTTCGCGGCGGAGACGACGGACGGCACGGTCACCCCCTGGCAGCTCGCCGGTGGCGAGGCGATCGGCGGCTCGGTCGACCCCGACATGCCCGCCCTGCACGCCCTGGAGGCGGGCGCCGCGGTGCGGGACACCCCCGAAGGGCCGGAGCTGACCGTCACGCTCACGTGGTCCACCGGAATCCTGGACGAGGCCGACGCGGAGCACCTCGCCCGGACCTGGCTCGACCTGCTCGCCGGTCTGGCCACCCACACCACCGGGTTCACCGCCACCGGCTCCACCACCGGCCCCACCCCCGGCTCCACCGTGGGCGGGCACACCCCCTCCGACTTCCCTCTCCTGGACCTCACGCAGCACGAAGTCGACGAACTCGAAGCAGCCGTGCCCGAGTTGGCGGACGTATGGCCGCTCTCGCCGTTGCAGGACGGGCTGCTGTTCCACGCGGGGTTCGACGAGCAGGGGCCGGACCTCTACGAAGGGCTGCGCGTGCTCGACCTGGACGGGCCACTGGACGTGGACCGGCTGCGGGCTTCGTGGGCGGCGATCCTCGCCCGGCACCCGATCCTGCGGGCGAGCTTCCACCGGCGTGCGTCGGGTCAGGCGGTGCAGGTCATCGCGCGGGAGGTGGAACTGCCCTGGCGCGGGGTCGACTTGTCGATGCTCGCGACGGCCGAGGCGCGCGCCGAGCTGGACCGCGTCGTCGAGGACGAGCGTGCCCGCCGTCTCGACGTGACGGCGGCCCCGCTGCTGCGCCTGCTCCTGATCCGGCTCGACGAGAACCGGCATGTCCAGGTGGTCATCAACCACCACATCGTCACGGACGGCTGGTCGCTGCCCGTCCTCATTACCGAGATGTCCGCGATCTACGCGGCAGGCGGCGACGGGCGCGCCCTGCCCGCCGCGACCTCGTACCGGGAGTACCTGGCCTGGCTGGAGGGCCAGGACAAGGAGGCGGCGCGCGAGGCCTGGCGCGGGGAGTTGGCGGGCACGGACGAGCCCACGCTGACGGTGCCCGACGACCCGTCCGCCGCGCCCGCCGTTCCCGAACGCGTGCCCTTCGAGTTCGGTGAGGAACTCACCCGGAGCGTCGTCGACTTGGCGCGCGGGCACGGCCTCACGGTCAACACGGTGGTGCAGGGCGCCTGGGCGTTGCTCCTCGCCCGGATCGTCGGGCGCACGGATGTGGTGTTCGGCGCGACGGCGGCCGGCCGACCTGCCGAGCTGCCGCGCGTGGAGTCGATGGTCGGCCTGTTCATCAACACCCTGCCCGTACGGGTCGATCTGCGGGCCGAGCAGTCGGTCGCCGCGATGCTGACCGGCCTCCAGGAGCGGCAGGTCGCGCTCATGTCCCACCAGCACATCGGTCTCTCGGAGATCCGCGGGCTCGCGGGTCCCGGCGCCGCCTTCGACACGCTCGTCGTGTACGAGAACTACCCGCGCCCGCCCCTCAGGGAGCCCTCGCCCGACACCCTGTCCATCCGCCCCGGCGGCACACCACAGGACACGGGCCACTACCCGCTGACGCTGATCGCGGTGCCCGGCGAGCGCCTGCACGGCGAGTTCATCTACCGCCCCGGCGTGTTCCACCGTGCGTGGGCCGAGGAGATGGTGGCGTCGCTGGGCTGTGTGCTCGAAGGGATGGCCGCCGATCCGTCGGCGCCCGTGGCACGGGTGGGCGCACTGGGCGGGGCGCGGCGCGAGCGCGTCGTGGGCGAGTGGAACCGCACGCGGGTGTCGGTGGCCGCCGAGACGTTGCCCGAACTGCTGCGGCGGCAGGTGGAGCTGTCGCGGGACGCCGTCGCTTTGGTGGCGGGCGAGCGGACGCTGTCGTACGCGGAGTTGGAGGCCGAGGCCGGACGCTGGGCGCGCTGCCTGATCGCGGCCGGGGTCGGTCCTGAGCAACGGGTGGCCGTCCTCGCGCCGGGATCCGCGGCGGCCGTGATCGCCGTCCTCGCGGTGTCCATGGCGGGCGGGGTCTTCGTGCCGGTCGACCCGGGACACCCGCCGGAGCGGGTGGCGTTCGTGCTCGCGGACGCGGACCCGGCCGTCGTGCTCTGCACACAAGAGACGCGGGCCGTGGTGCCGGAGGGGCCGGAGGGGTTCGCGGGCCGTCTCATCGTCCTCGACGATCCGGACGTCTCCGCCGAGGTCGCAGGGAAGGCGGCGGGACCCATCGGTCACGCCGAGCGGACCGGTCCGCTCAGCGCGGACAACGCGGCGTACGTGATCTACACATCGGGGTCGACCGGAACGCCGAAGGGCGTGGTCGTACCGCACGCGGGGCTCGGCAATCTGGCGCGGGCGCAGATCGAGCGGTTCGCGGTGGGGCCGGACGCGCGGGTGCTCCAGTTCGCCTCGCTGAGTTTCGACGCGGCGGTCTCCGAACTGTGCATGGCCTTGCTCTCGGGAGGCGCGCTCGTGCTGCCGGGCGCGGACGCACTGCCGCCGCAGGCGCCGCTCGGGCAGGCGGTCCGCGCTTGGGGCGCGACCCACGTCACGGTGCCGCCGAGCGTGCTCGCGGTGGAGGAGGAACTGCCCGCGGAACTAAGGACGTTGGTGGTGGCCGGAGAGACGTGTCCCCCGGCGCTCGTGGACCGGTGGTCCGCGGGGCGGCGGATGGTGAACGCGTACGGACCCACCGAGCTGACAGTGTGCGCGGCCATGAGCGAGCCCCTGTCGGCGGATGCGGGGACACGTGATGAGGCCGGCGGGCCGACAGGCCGGGACGCGGTGCCGATCGGGCGCCCGATGGCCAACGTCAAGGTGTTCGTCCTCGACCGCTTCCTCCAGCCCGTCCCGCCGGGAACGCCGGGCGAGCTGTACGTCGCGGGCGCGGGAGTGGCCCGCGGATACTGGGCGCGGCCCGGTCTGACCGCCGAGCGGTTCGTGGCGTGCCCGTACGCGCCCGGCGAGCGGATGTACCGCACCGGTGACCTGGTGCGCTGGACCGACGACGGGGAACTCGTCTTCATCGGCCGCGCGGACGCGCAGGTGAAGGTGCGGGGCCACCGGATCGAACCGGGCGAGGTCGAAGCGGTACTCGGCGCGCATCCCGGGGTCGCCCAGGTGGTGGTCGTGGCGCGCGACGACCGGCGGGCAGGCGAGCATCAGCTCGTCGCGTACGTCGTCGCCGAGCCGTCGGAGGCCTGGCGCACCGATGAACTCCTCACCGCTTTGCGCGACGTGGCGGCAGAGCGGCTGCCCGCCTCCATGGTCCCTTCGGCGTTCGTCCCGCTGGACCGGCTGCCTCTCACCGCGAACGGGAAGGTGGACCGGCGTGCCCTGCCGGCCCCCGACTTCGCGGGGAAGGTCTCGGGACGGGAGCCGCGCACGGAGACCGAGGCGCTGCTGTGCGCCCTGTTCGCCGAGGTGCTCGGCCTGGAACGGGTCGGCGTCACGGACAGCTTCTTCGAGCTGGGCGGCGACTCGATCTCCTCGATGCAACTGGCGTCCCGCACGCGTCGCGCCGGACTCGTGGTGACGCCCCGGCAGATCTTCGAGGAGAAGACCCCCGAGCGCCTCGCGACGGTGGCGGAGGCGGCCGACGGCGCAGGGCAGAGTGCCGTCGAGGACATCGGAGTGGGCGAGGTGCCCTGGACCCCGGTGATGCGCGAGCTCGGCGAGCCCGCGCGCCGCCCGAGGTTCGCGCAGTGGGCCGTCGTCGGCGCTCCGGCCGGCCTCGGACGTGACGTACTCCTGGCCGGTGTGGCCGCCGTCCTCGACACCCACGACATGCTGCGCGCACGCGTGGCCACGGCGGACGACGGAAGCAGCGGCACCGAGCCGCGCCTGGTCGTCGGCGAACGAGGATCCGTTGACCCCGCGAACCGGGTCACCCGGGTGGCCGCCGAGGACACGGCGGCCGAAGCGCTGGACGAGACCGCGGAACGCGCGGCGAAGGAGGCCGCCGGGCGTCTCGACCCGTCGACGGGCGCGATGTTCCAGGTCGTCTGGGTGGACGCGGGCCCGGCGCGGGTCGGCCGACTGGTCCTGATGG
Protein-coding sequences here:
- a CDS encoding non-ribosomal peptide synthetase, translating into MTRTLVEDVWPLSPLQEGLLFHAAFDSEGPDVYQGQRLLELTGPLDADRLRASWQALLARHAALRASFRRRKSGEAVQVIARDVELPWRAADLSGLAEADARAEADRLAARERAERFDLATAPLLRLLLVRIDAERHRLVVTSHHVLMDGWSMPVLLDELSATYAAGGATAGLPPVTSYRAYLAWLGRQDKDAARAAWQAELAGADEPTLVAPADAGRSPMPPESLINEIPEELTEGLVRFARGRGLTVNTVVQGAWALVLARLAGRTDVVFGATVAGRPMELPGVESMVGLFINTLPVRVRLDAEQPVARMLTELQERQSSLMAHQHLGLPEVQGLADSGGAVFDTLVVYENYPSPPAAPPSQDTFTVRVAAGQETAHYPFTLVVAPVGDRMLCKLDYRPDLFDRESAESVFACLVRVIEQLVADPSVLVGRVGVLAAPERGLVVEGWGGTAGEAPGGLVPELIAGRVEVSPDAVAVEGERTLTYGELWTESGRWARHLADIGVRRGDRVAVVMERSAGLLPLLLGVWRAGAAYVPVDAGSPPARVGFVLADAAPVVVLCTEKTRAAVPEGAEPLVIDDPRVRGAVRAARSADDSPVLVGADDVAYVMYTSGSTGTPKGVAVSHGSVVALVGERGWSVGPDDAVLMHAPHAFDVSLYEMWVPLAAGGRVVVAGPGAVDAEQVREHVARGVTSVHLTAGSFRVLAGESPECFAGLREVLTGGDVVPVGAVARVREACPDVVVRHLYGPTEVTLCATWRVWGPRDAVGSVLPIGRPLGNRRVFVLDAFLQPVPSGVTGELYVAGDGLAQGYWGRAELTAERFVACPFVPGGRMYRTGDLVRWSDTGELLFVGRADAQVKVRGFRVELGEVESALAAHPAVAQAVVVAREDGPGERRLVGYVVPETPEGFDPALVRAYAARTLPDYMVPAVVLPLNELPVTRNGKVDHKALPAPDFAARATERAPRTETESALCGLFAQVLGLERVGVEDSFFELGGDSIMSMQLVARARRAGLVLTPRQVFDEKTPERLARVAEAADGTRGAGTDRDAGVGDVPWTPVMRELGEGALRGTFAQWMIVGAPAGLGRDALVGGVGAVLDAHDMLRARVVAGTEGPKLSVGPRGSVAADGLVVRVGAEDASADSLDGMAATAAREGADRLDPAAGVMVQAVWVDAGPGRVGRLALVVHHLVVDGVSWRVLLPDLRDACEAIAAGREPRLDPVATPFKKWAEALVEEASGERRTAELTRWSELLGQKEPLFGQRELAPELDTAATMRRRSWTVTAEDAATLVGSTPTAFHCGVHEVLLASLAGAVAHWRREGTPGVLVDVEGHGRQQISGADLSRTVGWFTSVHPVRLDVGAVDVNEVVAGGPAAGALLKTVKEQARAIPGDGLGFGLLRHLNPATAPTLAALPRPQIGFNYLGRFAADAAQGVATPWQLSGSEAIGGSIDPDTPALHTLEASAAVQDTPQGPELTLTLSWPSGLLDDAEAAGIGRAWEQVLGGLAAHSTDPAAGGHTPSDFPLLDLTQQTVTELESSGPELADVWPLSPLQEGMLFHATFDEEGPDVYQSQRLMALDGPLDVDRLRAAWEALIARHAALRASFHRPESGEAVQVVARQVELPWREADLADLAEADAQAEAERLAEHEMAERFDLTRAPLLRLLLVRFGENRHCLAVTSHHILVDGWSMPVILNEVSALYAASGEGVRGDAASGEGVHGHAAHLKPTASYRDYLAWLERQDKEAARAAWQTELTGADEPTLVAPADPGRPPVMPEVSSAELSRETTRALTELARTHGLTVNTVVQGAWALVLARLAGRTDVVFGGTVAGRPPELPDAESMIGLFINTLPVRVRLDPGQPVLKMLAELQEHQSALIAHQHLGLSEIQQLAGPGAAFDTMLMFENYPRDSSTLPGPADGEVTITQLNTLAGTHYPLAVGVIPADQLRVLVTYRPDLIERKSSLRTARQVVRVLERLVADPSVSVAWVDALDPVDRAAVVEEWNATDARAPGGTVPELIAGWAESVPDAVAVEGERALSYGELWAESGRWAQYLAAVGVGRGARVAVVMERSTDLVALLLGIWRAGAAYVPVDVGWPQERVAFVVADAAPAAVVCTSESRSAVPDGAAAHVVVLDDPRTRAALEACGTDRPVVAVAVHDVAYVMYTSGSTGVPKGVAVPHGSVAALVGERDWGVGPADAVLMHAPHAFDVSLYEMWVPLAAGGRVVIAESGLVDAQGMREHVQRGVTSVHATAGQFRALTEETPECFSGLREVLTGGDVVPAGSVARLREACPDVTVRHMYGPTEVTLCATWHVLNPGEGMGSVLPIGRPLPHRQAFVLDAFLKPLPPGVTGELYVAGAGLAQGYWNSPGATADRFVACPYAPGERMYRTGDLVRWTEDGELLFVGRADAQVKIRGFRVELGEVEAALAAHPSVAQAVVVAREDREAERRLVGYVVPDGTPPDPELIRAYVARTLPDYMVPTAVLTLDTLPVTRNGKVDRDALPAPDFAGRATERAPRTAAEAVLCALIAELLGLERVGPDDSFFELGGDSIMSMQLVARARRANLLLKAQDVFEHETPAGLAAVARHVGAETGTAESGIGEVPPTPVMRALGERGLRGRFAQWTIVGAPADLGRDVLVGGVAAVLDAHDMLRARATTGEGAGDGLKLSVGQRGSVDAAALVTRVDATHAPADSLDALADEAAREATERLNPSAGVVLQAVWVDAGPERTGRVALVVHHLVVDGLSWRILVPDLRAACEALAAGREPELDPVGTSFKQWTDTLVQQATSGSRTAELPAWTELLGSPEPPLGRRELDPVLDTAATMCRRSWTVPTHLAATLAGRTPTLFHCGVHEVLLSTLAGAVAHRRRGEGGQHVLLDMEGHGREPLADAELSRTVGWFTTTHPVRLDVAGIDLGDARTGGPAAGVLLKTVKEQARAVPGDGLGFGLLSQLNPDTAPAMAALPTPQIGFNYLGRFAAETTDGTVTPWQLAGGEAIGGSVDPDMPALHALEAGAAVRDTPEGPELTVTLTWSTGILDEADAEHLARTWLDLLAGLATHTTGFTATGSTTGPTPGSTVGGHTPSDFPLLDLTQHEVDELEAAVPELADVWPLSPLQDGLLFHAGFDEQGPDLYEGLRVLDLDGPLDVDRLRASWAAILARHPILRASFHRRASGQAVQVIAREVELPWRGVDLSMLATAEARAELDRVVEDERARRLDVTAAPLLRLLLIRLDENRHVQVVINHHIVTDGWSLPVLITEMSAIYAAGGDGRALPAATSYREYLAWLEGQDKEAAREAWRGELAGTDEPTLTVPDDPSAAPAVPERVPFEFGEELTRSVVDLARGHGLTVNTVVQGAWALLLARIVGRTDVVFGATAAGRPAELPRVESMVGLFINTLPVRVDLRAEQSVAAMLTGLQERQVALMSHQHIGLSEIRGLAGPGAAFDTLVVYENYPRPPLREPSPDTLSIRPGGTPQDTGHYPLTLIAVPGERLHGEFIYRPGVFHRAWAEEMVASLGCVLEGMAADPSAPVARVGALGGARRERVVGEWNRTRVSVAAETLPELLRRQVELSRDAVALVAGERTLSYAELEAEAGRWARCLIAAGVGPEQRVAVLAPGSAAAVIAVLAVSMAGGVFVPVDPGHPPERVAFVLADADPAVVLCTQETRAVVPEGPEGFAGRLIVLDDPDVSAEVAGKAAGPIGHAERTGPLSADNAAYVIYTSGSTGTPKGVVVPHAGLGNLARAQIERFAVGPDARVLQFASLSFDAAVSELCMALLSGGALVLPGADALPPQAPLGQAVRAWGATHVTVPPSVLAVEEELPAELRTLVVAGETCPPALVDRWSAGRRMVNAYGPTELTVCAAMSEPLSADAGTRDEAGGPTGRDAVPIGRPMANVKVFVLDRFLQPVPPGTPGELYVAGAGVARGYWARPGLTAERFVACPYAPGERMYRTGDLVRWTDDGELVFIGRADAQVKVRGHRIEPGEVEAVLGAHPGVAQVVVVARDDRRAGEHQLVAYVVAEPSEAWRTDELLTALRDVAAERLPASMVPSAFVPLDRLPLTANGKVDRRALPAPDFAGKVSGREPRTETEALLCALFAEVLGLERVGVTDSFFELGGDSISSMQLASRTRRAGLVVTPRQIFEEKTPERLATVAEAADGAGQSAVEDIGVGEVPWTPVMRELGEPARRPRFAQWAVVGAPAGLGRDVLLAGVAAVLDTHDMLRARVATADDGSSGTEPRLVVGERGSVDPANRVTRVAAEDTAAEALDETAERAAKEAAGRLDPSTGAMFQVVWVDAGPARVGRLVLMVHHLAVDGMSWRILLPDLALACEAAAAGQEPVLDPVGTSFRRWANLLSAQANGPDRAAELDAWTALLDGTEPLIGRRALDPAADTAETTHRASWQVPREEADTLAGRTPALFHCGVHEVLLSTLAGAVTRWRGEITYGRGEGGHVLLDVEGHGREPVEGAELSRTIGWFTSTHPLRLDVADVDLTEAADGGPAAGTLLKAVKEQARAVPGDGLGYGLLRHLNPETGQALAALPGPQIGFNYLGRFTAGAPTDGAPTDGAPTDSGTVAAWQMAGNAAIGGSADPDMPSMHALEAGAAIVDTADGPELTISLSWAGQVVDSAAAERIGRLWLDMLGGLAAHTTDPTAGGHTPSDFPLLGLAQSQIEELEAGFNPL